A genomic region of Yoonia rosea contains the following coding sequences:
- a CDS encoding GTP-binding protein: protein MAKAKFERNKPHVNIGTIGHVDHGKTTLTAA from the coding sequence ATGGCAAAGGCAAAGTTTGAACGTAATAAGCCGCACGTAAACATTGGCACAATCGGCCACGTTGACCACGGCAAGACCACCCTGACCGCTGCGAT